Below is a window of Microbacterium saperdae DNA.
CGACCCCGCAGACGGCGGTCGAGCGGGCGCTCACCGAGCAGCTCGTGCAGATCGCCGCCGAGGGGCGGAAGTTCGGGCTGTGGCTGCTGCTGTCGACGCAGCGGCCGACCAAGATCCACCCGAACGTGCTCTCGCAGTGCGACAACCTCGCCCTGATGCGGGTGAATGCCCCGCGCGACCTCGCCGAGATCGCGGATGTGTTCGGATTCGCGCCGGAGGATGACATCCGCCGCTCCTCGGGATTCGCGCAGGGGCAGGCGCTGTTCGCCGGCGGATTCATCGCGCAGCCGACTTTCGTGCAGATGGGCGAGCGGATCACCGAGGAGGCCGGTGGTGACGTGAAGGTCCCCCTGCGCCCTGCCGAGTGACGCAGGAGGACCCCCGGAGCGGGCGCCCTCAGGTCACGTCGACCTCCCGCAGTGCACCCTCGGCATCGATCTCGAGCCGGAGGTCGAGATCGAGCCGCGCGAGGAACGCATCGTCGTGGCTGACGATGAGCACGGCTCCGCGATAGGCGCGCAGCGCCTCGACGAGCTGGTCGACCGTGTCGATGTCGAGGTTGTTCGTCGGTTCGTCGAGCACCACCAGGTGCGGTGCCGGATCGGTGAGCAGCAGCGTGGCCAGAGCCACCCGGAACCGCTCCCCGCCCGAGAGCGAGTCGATCGGCCGATCGGCGGTCGCGCCGCGGATCAGGAAACGAGCGAGCCGATTGCGCAGCTCCTTCTCCGGCACGTGCGGCGCCGCCGCGGCGATGTTCTCGAACACCGAGCGCCCCTCCTCGAGCCCGTCGACGCGCTGCGGCAGGTAGCCGACCAGCGCGGTGTGCGCGTGCGCGTGCAGCGGTGGGCGTTCACAACTCAGGAGATCCGCGTCGTCTTCGGCGGAATCGGGCGCCACAGGGGTACTGCGCTCCGTTGCCCCTGAGTCATGGACGGACACGTCGTCGGAGACGGCGCCGGCGCTGGCCACGAGTCGTTCGAGCAGCGTGGTCTTCCCGGCGCCGTTGCGCCCGACCAGCGCGACCCGCTCCGGCCCCTGGACCACCCAGGACCGCTCGTCGTCGCCGATCGTCGCGATGCGCCGGGCGCGGGACACCAGTGGATCCGGCAGCTCGATCTTCATCGACGCGTCGGAGCGGATGCGTCGACCGGCTTCGTCGTGCGCGGCACGTGCGGCCTCCTCCTTCGCTCCGACCTCGGTACGGAGCTTGCCGGCGGACACCTCGGCGGCCATCTTCCGACCGTGCGCCACGATCTTCGGCACGCGCTTCTCCCGCTCGGCCTTCTTCGCCGTGCGGGTCCGATGAGCGAGTTTGGTCTCGGCCTCGATGCGCTGCCGCTTCTCCTTGCGCACGGACTGCGCCGCATCGCGTTCGGCCTGCTTCGCGGCATCCTGCTCGGCATCCAACCAGGCGCGCCACTGCGAGTAGGGGCCTCCGAACACGCTCAGCGTGTGCGCGTACAGCTCGGCGGTGTCGTCCATCAGCTCCAGCAGCGAGACATCGTGACTGACCACGATGAGTGTGCCCTTCCAGGCCGCGACCATGGCGGCGAGCTTCGCACGCGCGTCCCGGTCGAGGTTGTTGGTCGGCTCATCGAGCAGGGTGACAGGTGCGCGGCGCAAGCGGATGCCGGCGATCGCGACCAGCACGGCCTCGCCACCCGAGAGCTCGCCGACCCGGCGGTCGAGGAAGTCCGGGGCGAGGCCGGCCTCCGCGAGCGACACCTCCGCGCGCGCCTCGATGTCCCAGTCGTCGCCGACCGCGTCGAAGTGCGCGGGGTCGACGTCGCCCGCGGTGATCGCGCGCACGGCGTCGAGTGCCGGCGCGACGCCGAGGAGGTCGGCGACGCGACGGTCGACGTCGAGCGTAAGCCGTTGCGGGAGGTAGGCGACCTCGCCGGTGCTGTTGACCGTGCCGGAGGTCGGCGTCAGCTCGCCCGCCATCAGCCGCAGCAGCGTGGACTTGCCCGAGCCGTTGCGGCCGACGAGCCCGGTGCGGCCGGTGCCGAACGATCCGGACACCTGGTCCAGTGCGGTCGAGCCGTCGGGCCAGGTGAACGTGAGTCGGTCCAGAGTGACCGATGCGTGAAGGGTGGGGGTGGACATGGAGTCTCCTGTCGAGTGCGAGGGTGCACTGACACCGGAGCACCGGCGGGGTCGTCGAGAATCGACGCCCTCGAAGGGCGGTGCGGGCCGTGTGAGTCGGCGATCGTCGGGTCAGCGCGCGGAAAGAGAGGCGCGGAGGCGACGGATCAGATCAAAGGACTTCCAGACACGGCGGACAGGACTCCACGACGATACCCGGGCGTGTCGCGCATCGCAACCTCCGGGCGTGTCGCGAGGGCGGATGCGCTCGTCGCCGAGGTCAGGGAGTGATGCCGTCGACCCATCTGGTCAGGAACAGCCGCACGTCGGCGAGCTCCTCCTCGGAGATGCTGTGGGTGAGGCCGATGTAGACGCGTCCGGACAGCTCGGAATGCTCGGGCAGCCACTGCGCGGTGTGGTCGATCAGCGCCGGAGGGATCACGTCATCGTGCGAACCGCGCCCCCAGAACACCGGTGGGCGGAGTTCTTTCAGGTCGTCGTCGTGCGGAAGATCGCCCGGTGCCGCGTAGCCGCTGAGGGCAGCCACGGCGCCGAAGCGCTCCGGTGCCAGGCGCAGCGCCTGCAATGCCACGGCGGCGCCCTGCGAGAATCCCAGCAGAGCAACGGATGACGCCCCCGCGGCCGCGGTGTCGAGCCACCGGAGGAAGGCGTCGGCAGCGGCCGTCACGGCATCGGCGCTGCGTCCGTCGAGGCCCTCGATCGGGTACCAGGAGCGGCCGGGCATGGGCCACGGCGGGGAGAGGGGCGCGGCGACGGATGCGGCGGCGATGCCCGCGGGCAGGTGGGGCACGAGTCCGAACAGGTCGTGCTCGTCGGCGCCGTAGCCGTGCAGCAGCACCACCAGCGGCATCCCGGCGCGGTCGGTGGTCGACCAGCGTGTCGCGGTGTCGTCGATCGTCAGATTCTCGCTCACTCCTTCATCCTGCCAGGGGCCGCCGACGTCCACGCTGTGTCGGCGGAGAGGTGCGGCTGGTAGAAAGGACGCATGGCCGTTCGCACACCTGATCCCGATCCCGAGCCCGACGACGGCCTCGGCGGTTTCGGCGACGGGCAGCAGCCCTCCCGAGACTCCAACCCCGGCTGGCTGAGCGAGTTCGAACTCGCGGAGGCGCGTCGGCACCTGCCGATGCTCTACGTCGAGGCGATCCCGGTGCGCACCGACGGCTCGGGCCAGGTGATCGAGATCGGCATCCTGCTGCGGTCCACACCGATGGGCGAGATGACCCGCACGATCGTGTCCGGCCGCGTCCGTTTCGGCGAGACCATCCGCGACGCCCTGTTCCGTCACGTCGAGAACGATCTCGGACCGATGGCTTTCCCCCTGCTCCCGCCGCAGCCGCTCCCGTTCACGGTGGCCGAGTACTTCCCGATCCCCGGTGTGAGCGCGTACCACGACGACCGTCAGCACGCGGTCTCCCTGGCCTTCGTCGTGCCCGTCACCGGCACCTGCGAGCCGCGTCAGGACGCTCTCGAGGTGACCTGGTTCTCGCCCGAGGCGGCAGGATCCGACGCGGTCGCCGCCGAGATGGAGGGCGGCCGAGGCACCCTGATCCGTCTGGCACTCGCGAACCTCGGTCTGCTGCGCTGACATCCCGGGTGGGATCTCGCCGTGAGATCCCACGACCGCCGCGACGCGCAGGCCGCGTCGCGCGTCAGCGGGAGGTGAGGCGCGACAGCTCGGCCACGAACGCGTCGACGTCGGACTCGTGCGTGTCGAAGCTGCACATCCACCGCACCTCGTTGCGCGCCGCGTCCCAGTCGTAGAAGCGGAACGACTCGCGCAGCGCGTCGGCGACGCCGTCGGGGAGCGTCGCGAAGACGCCGTTGGACTGCGTCGGCTGCGTGAAAGAGACGCCGTTGATGGAGCCTGCGGCGATGCCGTCCTCGATCTCGCCGCGCAGACGGGCGGCCATGGCGTTCGCGTGCCGCGCGTTGCGCAGCCACAGGTCACCCTCGAGCAGGGCGATCAGCTGCGCCGAGACGAAGCGCATCTTGGACGACAGCTGCATGTTGAACTTGCGCGAGAAGACGAGTCCGTCGGATGCAGCCGGGTCGAGCACCACGATCGCCTCGCCGAGCATGGCACCGTTCTTGGTGCCGCCGAAGCTGAGCACGTCGACGCCGGCATCGCGGGTGAAGGCGCGCAGCGGCAGATCGAGCGCTGCGGCCGCGTTCGACAGCCGTGCGCCGTCGAGGTGCAGCTTCATGCCGCGCTCGTGGGCGTGGTCGGCGATCGCGCGGATCTCCTCCGCGGTGTACAGCGTGCCGAGCTCGGTCGACTGCGTGATCGAGACGACCAGCGGCTGTGCGCGGTGCTCGTCGCCCCAGCCCCAGGCCTCGCGGTCGATCAGCTCGGGGGTGAGCTTGCCGTCGTCGGTGGGGACGGTGAGCAGCTTGAAGCCGCCGATCTTCTCGGGGGCACCACCCTCGTCGACGTTGATGTGCGCGGTGGACGCCGCTACCACGGCGCCCCAGCGCGGCAGCATCGACTGGAGGCCGGTGACGTTCGCGCCCGTTCCGTTGAACACGGGGAACGCCTCGACGCCGTCGCCGAACTGCTCCTGGAAGACCTCCTGCAGGCGTGCCGTGTAGGCGTCGCTGCCGTACGCACCCTGGTGCCCGTCGTTGGCCTCCGAGATGGCCGCGAGGACCTCGGGGTGGATGCCGGAATAGTTGTCGCTGGCGAAGCCCCGGATCGCGGGGTCATGCTGGATGGTCACCGATACAGCCTACGGCCCCGGTCCGTCGCGACCGGCGGACGGGGCCCCTTTTCCCCCGTGCCCGGGGGAGCGGTCCGCGGATCGTCCGCTCCCAGGGGGGGTTCCGGATGTCGGAGGGGCGCTCTACCCTCGGATCATGCAGCGCACCGCAGCGAAGACGGCCTTCGCGAACGTCCTCGTCAACACGTTGATCGCCAACGTCACGACGAGCTTCCTGTGGTTCGCGCTGACCTTCTGGGTGTACATCGAGACGCAGTCCGTGCTGGCCACCGGAATCATCGGCGGCGCGTACATGCTGATGGTCGCGTTCTTCGCGATGCTCTTCGGCACGATCGTCGATCGCCACCGCAAGCACACGGTCATGCTGCTCTCGAGCGTCATCTCGGCCATCGCGTTCCTGCTCGCCGGCGTCCTGTACGTCGCGCAGCCCGAGAGCGCCCTGCTCGACCTCGGCGGTCCGTGGTTCTGGTTGTTCTCTGCCGTCATCCTGTTCGGCGGCGTGATCGAGCAGCTGCGCAACATCGCCCTGTCGACCACGGTCACGCTGCTCGTGCCCGAAGACAAGCGCGCGAACGCCAACGGCCTCGTCGGCACCGTGCAGGGACTGGCCTTCCTGGTCACGAGCGTGTTCTCCGGTCTCTCGATCGGATTCCTCGGCATGGGATGGACCCTCGCGATCGCGATCGTCGCGATGGCGTTGACCTTCGTGCACCTGCTCCTCATCCGCATTCCCGAGGGCACCCCCGAGGCCGATCCCGAGGCGAAGAGCGCGCTGGACTTCCGAGGGAGCGTGCGAGCGATCCGGCTGGCACCGGGCCTGTTCGCGCTGATCATCTTCTCGACGTTCAACAACCTCATCGGCGGCGTCTACATGGCGCTCATGGATCCGTACGGGCTCACGTTGTTCGACGCGCAGATGTGGGGCTTCGCCCTGGCCTTCGCCTCGACGGGGTTCCTGATCGGCGGACTGGTGGTCGCGAAGTTCGGCCTGGGCGAGAAGCCGATGCGCACGATGCTCCTCGTCGTGATCGCGATGGGGCTCCTGGGCTCCGTGTTCATGCTGCGCGAGTGGTGGCCGTTGTACGTGCTGGGCATGTGGGTCTACATGGCGCTCGTGCCCCCGGTGGAGGCGGCAGAGCAGACCGTGATCCAGAAGGTCGTGCCGTTCGAGCGTCAGGGGCGGGTGTTCGGCGTCGCCGCGGCGATGGAGGCGGCTGCCGCCCCGATCACCGCATTCCTGATCGCGCCGATCGCCGAGTTCCTGATCATCCCGTACATGAAGACACGGGAAGGGCAGCAGCAGTGGGGATGGCTCCTCGGCGAGGGGGATGCCCGCGGCATCGCGCTGATCTGCCTGTTCGCCGGTCTGATCATGGTCGTGGTCGGCACGCTCGCGTTCTTCACGAAGTCGTATCGGAAGCTCACCGAGCTGTATGCGAACGCCCCGGATCCCGCTCCCGCGCAGGAGGGCGAGGGGGATGCCGGAAACGACGCGGAGGCCGACGCCGCAGAGGGCGAGCGGCCGGATGTCGTGCCATCGGGGCGGGAGTCGCGAGAGAGTGCCCGGAGAGTCGACGCCCCTCCGATCGTCCCGGGGATGCCGCCGGAACCACGGTGACGTCCTGTTGCTGCGGGACGGTCAGTCCAGGTCGATCAGGCGGTCGTTGAGGTCCGTGGCATCCGCATCCCAGAGGGCGACGATCCGCGTGGCGAGAGCCTCCGGGGCGAGGGTCTTCGCCCGGAACACGACGGATGCCGCGCGCAACGGTTCGCCCGACTCGCGTGCCGCCTTGGCGAAGCCCTGTGCGACCGCGCGTGCCCACGCTTCGCTGGCGGCCTTGACAGCGGCATAGTTCGCGCCGCCGGCGAGCGGGCGGGCGACGGCGGTGGACGACACGATCGCGAAGCGTCCGGCATCCGATGCCTGCAGGGCCGCATCGAAGGCGCGACTGGTCGCGCGCACCGCCTCGAGTGCGGGAAGCAGAGCGGCGAAGTCCTCGTCGCTCTGGCCGGCGAGGCCACCGCCCCCACGCCATCCGCCGACCAGCGGCACGACCGCGTCCAGCTGGCCGAGGCGGGCGGCCAGAGCCGTCATCTCGGCGAGGGACGTCGCGTCGGCGACCTCGATCTGCGCACCCGCAGCCGCGAGGTCCTGCAGTCGCTCGGTCGAGCGCCCCGTCGCGATGACCTGCGCGCCCACGGAGCGCAGCGCACGCGTCACCGCGAGGCCCGCCGCACTCGTCGCTCCCGCGAGCAGAACCGTGCGGCCGGAGAGATCCGTGGCTCCGGTGTCCTGATGATCAGTCATGTCTCTCACTTTCGCGGATGGAGGACACTTCTGCGGCCGGAACCGGCGGAATGATCCGCAGGAAGTGGTTCCGGCCGCAGAAGTGGTGCGCCCCAGCGCCGCATCTCTCGCGCGCGCTGCGCGCGGATGTCAGTCGTCGGTGCCGCGGATGCCGACCGTCGATTCGATGACGGGCTTCATCTTCTTGTCGAGGGTCTCGAAGAACATCGACAGCGGGAACTCGTCGTCCATCACGGCGTCCGTGTAGCCCTTGGGTGCGCCGGCGAGGATCTCGTCGGACAGACCACGTGCCCACTGCGACGCCGGGTGCGGTGTGAGCGTGCCGCGGACGAGTTCGTAGGCGGCGAGCCAGTGCGCGACCTTTGGACGGTCGATCGAGTGCCAGTACAGGTCGTCGATCGCGTCGCCCAGTGCCACCACGGCATCCGGCACGTTCTCCCAGTCGAAGGCGAGAGCGGTGTCGGTCCAGTGCAGCACGCCGCGCTGGTGCAACCATGCGAACAACAGCTGCCCGCCGACCGCGTCGTAGTTGCGCGTACGGGTGCCCGTGATCGAGAAGCGGAAGATCCGGTCGAAGATCACCGCGTACTGCACGAGGTGCGCGTAGTCGTGCATCTCCTGCTCGGTCGCGGTCAGCTCTTCGCCGGCGGCGATGCGTGCGGCGAGGGCACGCTCGATCTTCACGGACTCGCGGAACGCCGTCATGTCGCAGCGCATCTCCTCCAGCGAGTACAGGAAGAACGGCATCCGCTGCTTGATCATGAACGGGTCGAAGGGCAGATCGCCGCGCATGTGGGTGCGGTCGTGGATGATGTCCCACATCACGAAGGTCTTCTCGGCCACCTGCTGGTCGTCGAGCATTGCGGCAGCGCGCTCGGGCAGGTCGAGGTTGGTGATCTCGGCGGCGGCGCGGGTGACGCGACGGTAGCGGGCGGCTTCGCGGTCCTGGAAGATCGCGCCCCACGTGAACGTCGGGATCTCGCGCATCGCGACGGTCTCGGGGAAGAGCACGGCGGAGTTGGTGTCGTAACCGGGCGTGAAGTCCACCAGGCGCAGCGAGACGAACAGCTTGTTGCCGTAGTCGCCGGCCTCGAGCGCGGCGATGAACTCCGGCCAGATCGTCTCGACGATCAGGGCCTCGACCAGACGATCGCTCGAACCGTTCTGCGTGTACATCGGGAAGACCACGAGGTGGCGGATGCCGTCGACGCGGTGCTGCTGCGGCTGGAACGCCACGAGCGAGTCGAGGAAGTCCGGCACGCCGA
It encodes the following:
- a CDS encoding threonine aldolase family protein yields the protein MTIQHDPAIRGFASDNYSGIHPEVLAAISEANDGHQGAYGSDAYTARLQEVFQEQFGDGVEAFPVFNGTGANVTGLQSMLPRWGAVVAASTAHINVDEGGAPEKIGGFKLLTVPTDDGKLTPELIDREAWGWGDEHRAQPLVVSITQSTELGTLYTAEEIRAIADHAHERGMKLHLDGARLSNAAAALDLPLRAFTRDAGVDVLSFGGTKNGAMLGEAIVVLDPAASDGLVFSRKFNMQLSSKMRFVSAQLIALLEGDLWLRNARHANAMAARLRGEIEDGIAAGSINGVSFTQPTQSNGVFATLPDGVADALRESFRFYDWDAARNEVRWMCSFDTHESDVDAFVAELSRLTSR
- a CDS encoding SDR family NAD(P)-dependent oxidoreductase → MTDHQDTGATDLSGRTVLLAGATSAAGLAVTRALRSVGAQVIATGRSTERLQDLAAAGAQIEVADATSLAEMTALAARLGQLDAVVPLVGGWRGGGGLAGQSDEDFAALLPALEAVRATSRAFDAALQASDAGRFAIVSSTAVARPLAGGANYAAVKAASEAWARAVAQGFAKAARESGEPLRAASVVFRAKTLAPEALATRIVALWDADATDLNDRLIDLD
- a CDS encoding alpha/beta hydrolase, yielding MSENLTIDDTATRWSTTDRAGMPLVVLLHGYGADEHDLFGLVPHLPAGIAAASVAAPLSPPWPMPGRSWYPIEGLDGRSADAVTAAADAFLRWLDTAAAGASSVALLGFSQGAAVALQALRLAPERFGAVAALSGYAAPGDLPHDDDLKELRPPVFWGRGSHDDVIPPALIDHTAQWLPEHSELSGRVYIGLTHSISEEELADVRLFLTRWVDGITP
- a CDS encoding DUF6421 family protein — protein: MSIISANSSAAQAIVGEPEVVEDALIAEQSSAWAQLKDAAIAIREFQIKDGSIPDAAHHATARDLVAAITGAIRSLAPAFPHDAEYLAASIVDFDRWVSEDFGVPDFLDSLVAFQPQQHRVDGIRHLVVFPMYTQNGSSDRLVEALIVETIWPEFIAALEAGDYGNKLFVSLRLVDFTPGYDTNSAVLFPETVAMREIPTFTWGAIFQDREAARYRRVTRAAAEITNLDLPERAAAMLDDQQVAEKTFVMWDIIHDRTHMRGDLPFDPFMIKQRMPFFLYSLEEMRCDMTAFRESVKIERALAARIAAGEELTATEQEMHDYAHLVQYAVIFDRIFRFSITGTRTRNYDAVGGQLLFAWLHQRGVLHWTDTALAFDWENVPDAVVALGDAIDDLYWHSIDRPKVAHWLAAYELVRGTLTPHPASQWARGLSDEILAGAPKGYTDAVMDDEFPLSMFFETLDKKMKPVIESTVGIRGTDD
- a CDS encoding DUF4916 domain-containing protein, whose protein sequence is MAVRTPDPDPEPDDGLGGFGDGQQPSRDSNPGWLSEFELAEARRHLPMLYVEAIPVRTDGSGQVIEIGILLRSTPMGEMTRTIVSGRVRFGETIRDALFRHVENDLGPMAFPLLPPQPLPFTVAEYFPIPGVSAYHDDRQHAVSLAFVVPVTGTCEPRQDALEVTWFSPEAAGSDAVAAEMEGGRGTLIRLALANLGLLR
- a CDS encoding MFS transporter; this encodes MQRTAAKTAFANVLVNTLIANVTTSFLWFALTFWVYIETQSVLATGIIGGAYMLMVAFFAMLFGTIVDRHRKHTVMLLSSVISAIAFLLAGVLYVAQPESALLDLGGPWFWLFSAVILFGGVIEQLRNIALSTTVTLLVPEDKRANANGLVGTVQGLAFLVTSVFSGLSIGFLGMGWTLAIAIVAMALTFVHLLLIRIPEGTPEADPEAKSALDFRGSVRAIRLAPGLFALIIFSTFNNLIGGVYMALMDPYGLTLFDAQMWGFALAFASTGFLIGGLVVAKFGLGEKPMRTMLLVVIAMGLLGSVFMLREWWPLYVLGMWVYMALVPPVEAAEQTVIQKVVPFERQGRVFGVAAAMEAAAAPITAFLIAPIAEFLIIPYMKTREGQQQWGWLLGEGDARGIALICLFAGLIMVVVGTLAFFTKSYRKLTELYANAPDPAPAQEGEGDAGNDAEADAAEGERPDVVPSGRESRESARRVDAPPIVPGMPPEPR
- a CDS encoding ABC-F family ATP-binding cassette domain-containing protein; protein product: MSTPTLHASVTLDRLTFTWPDGSTALDQVSGSFGTGRTGLVGRNGSGKSTLLRLMAGELTPTSGTVNSTGEVAYLPQRLTLDVDRRVADLLGVAPALDAVRAITAGDVDPAHFDAVGDDWDIEARAEVSLAEAGLAPDFLDRRVGELSGGEAVLVAIAGIRLRRAPVTLLDEPTNNLDRDARAKLAAMVAAWKGTLIVVSHDVSLLELMDDTAELYAHTLSVFGGPYSQWRAWLDAEQDAAKQAERDAAQSVRKEKRQRIEAETKLAHRTRTAKKAEREKRVPKIVAHGRKMAAEVSAGKLRTEVGAKEEAARAAHDEAGRRIRSDASMKIELPDPLVSRARRIATIGDDERSWVVQGPERVALVGRNGAGKTTLLERLVASAGAVSDDVSVHDSGATERSTPVAPDSAEDDADLLSCERPPLHAHAHTALVGYLPQRVDGLEEGRSVFENIAAAAPHVPEKELRNRLARFLIRGATADRPIDSLSGGERFRVALATLLLTDPAPHLVVLDEPTNNLDIDTVDQLVEALRAYRGAVLIVSHDDAFLARLDLDLRLEIDAEGALREVDVT